The Heptranchias perlo isolate sHepPer1 chromosome 30, sHepPer1.hap1, whole genome shotgun sequence region GGCAGGATCCCTTACAGGTGTGCGCGCCTTCCCGCCTGATTTTTCCCAAACGATCCAACAGCTCCAAGTGCAGGAACTGGGAAATCTGCCCCCTTAATGTTTTGAGGTGGGAGTGTCTGCTTTCTCAACGTATTGAAAAAGACTCAGACATTCCAACAGATCCTCTGATCACTTTTAAACATAGTTGAGCACCATATTTACAGTAAATATAAAGCCCAAGTGGTGCGAGAATGGATTCCTTGCCCTTCCATTCTGGAGTCAGGTTGGGATTTGACCTGGAGTTACACTGTCACTATTTTGTTGCTGTAATGCAAAAGTACCAGCATAACTCCACCCTTAATGAATAGTTGTATCCTTTGAGTATTGCGGTATGCTAAGCAGAGCATTAGAGATTAATATATTTTGAGATGTATAAGCCATTCATTTTACTTCTAATTTACACACTTACATGGTGCATTTCACAGTACTATTAACCTATTTTCACTATTTTCTCTTTTCCTTTCCTTGCTAAACACAGTTCCACAGGCGCTACATATCCTCTGCCACCTTGCCCAAATGAGTATTATTTATGTGTGAACCTTAACAATgattgtcagcaggctattcaactgtggaagaCATCATAGCCAAGTCTGAtctcatcctgaaacaacatccaccacacacatgcacttccagcagaagTCTCTCACTAGCATTCAGTAGCAGGagctctggctgattttctcaGCCTTAATCCAGGGTGCAAATGAGGAACCGTTGCTGCTGCCCTGGCTACGGTCAGCTATCACAACATAGACTGAGGCGCAAACTTGGGGCCTTCCTGGTTTTTATAGCTCAGCTACTCACCGACTTAACCAATTGACCATTGATGGCGTCCCAGGGAAATTATTTTATTGAAGTAATACAGCAGGAaaccagatagaatcatagaatgatacagcacagaaggaggacatttggcccatcgtgcttgtgctggctctttgaaagagctatccaattagtcccattcccctgcaaatgtttccttttcaaagtatatatccaattcttttttgaaagttattattgaatctgcttcccataCCCTTTCaaacaatgcattccagatcataacaatgcgttgtgtaaaaaaatctcatcttaccgctggttcctttgccaattatcttaaatctgcatcctctggttactgaccattctgccaccagaaagagtttctccttacttactctatcaaaaccctattTATAAGATACTGTTTAAATATctgaataacatttttttttattcgttcatgggatgtgggcgtcgctggcaaggccagcatttattgcccatccctaattgcccttgagaaggtggtggtgagccgccttcttgaagtccatgtggtgaaggttctcccgagAAATCAACATGAATTATTCCAGCAACTGCACTGTGAAAGCTGAAGCTGAATACAATCTCAATGACAAACTCCCAGAGCATCATATAAACACTGTAATAAGAAAGGGTCTCACTTCCCTGAATTCTTGTGTTATCAATGTCCCTTTCATTTCACTTGCAGCTTTACTCAAAGCACTGACTTTTGATTTACTAATCTTTAACCTTGTAAGAACATAATCCAAATTACTTATCTCCACTAATACACAAatacattgtaaattaaaatgaaatgtttcgtTCATGTACAGAAAAGTGGatagtttaaacaaaaatatttcaagaaaaatcaacagaaattgtAAGCGAGTTTATTAATTTTGTTCATAATTCTTTCACATGAAATACCTTTAACATTTTTCTTCAATCTAAAATTGTGGGTTTTTCTTCATTGCTTGTTCACAATTTTCCTTACATATTTGATGAAGTCATTGTACATTCTGATTTCTGTGTTTAATTTGGTACATTGAGCTTATAAGCTTGGTTGTACATACAAGGGGGGCATTGCATGCCAAGGGGTCAAGGCAATGTGTTTGGTCATAGCCGCAGGGAGTTAGTTGGCCTGGGGAGGGCACAAAGGGTCATTCAACAGTGGACCTACAGGGTTGAGTTCCCTGGTTCTTTTATTCTGCATCATGCTTCTGCTCAGTCTTAACTAACTTCCTACAACACTCCAGGAGGTCCCACACAACACAGGAACAATTAGAAACACTGAGGATTCTTTGCATTTCCTATTAATTAAAGCAGCGTGTTGTCTCTGAAAAGATTAAATTCCATTGAGACAGGACTAAGAATTGTATTGCCGTTCCTCTAACACAGCACCATTGAGTCAGTTGGATAAATATCTAACCCATGTTAAGGTAAATCTAATGCAATGAATCTTTTCACATCGTGCTTTGGTATAGGATGTGAATCAACTGGCACCAATGCTTTCCATGCTgctctctcagtgttaatgtaTTAGAACAGTTATTTATACACTTGTCATATTGAATGTAAAACCCAATTTATTTTTCTCCGCGAGGCCATTTTTAAATGACATTTGTTGACAAACAAAATATTTTCCCCCCAACACTTGAAACCCATGTTTATTTTCGAAATTCTTGAAAAATATCCCATAAAGTTGAGTCCTAGCGCACAAGTAATCATTTAATGATCAGGAATTCTGTAGAGGTTTTTGTGCATCACTCGCTACACTTCAATGGGGTTTCTCAGCGTGCACATATTGCGAATTGAACCCCAGGGTTTGCTCTGGGGACACACTCACCAATCATTCTGGGTTTATGTGGTAATATCTTTTAACTATATCCTATAATCTGAAAACAAAGTACTCCGTCTTGGTATTGTAACTGTTAATGGAATAGGCTTACCAACTTCAATTATGGCTAATGCATTACAGTTAAGCTATTTTAATATGATTTGCACCAAAATCCAACTAATCCTGCACCTCCCtaagcttttattttaaaaataattttttattgTAATGCTCATCAGTATAAGGTTAGCAAGTGCTGGGGAATGAAAGACCTATTTACTCTATAGTCAGCCACACTCCCATGTCAGCTATAGCTCAGTGATATGTGGGGTGGGGCTCCTCTTGCTTGGCCTCATCACTGTGCCTTCACCTTGACATCAGAAGAACAggccctactgcaccagtgtgaattgTTCCGTTTTCCCCATTTCACCTCTGAGCATGATTAGTCAATTCAGTGGAAATTTGTGCAGGTTTGTGCTGTGGAATTGTGTCCTTTAGGAACTGGGTGAACATCGTTCATACTCATTTCAGATCGAAACGAATCAAGATAGATTGAATGAATGAACTCACTGTATCGTAAGCCGCAAGAACCTTCCTGAGGAGATCTGGAACTGGACCTTGCGCCTCCATGGAAGGATACTGTTCGCTGAGGTTCATTGTCACCAACGCTGTGTTGTCACTGTTCAGTAACCATGACGACAACGTCAGAATACATTGCTTCATGTTTGCCGCAGGGGTCAGACCACACAGCTCTTTAAATGAAACCATGGCATTCTGTGTAAAATACAAATCCATCCATAAGGTATACAGCAGCGCCAGGCCTATATATGTTTTGAACGCTTACATCAAAACTAGTTGCATTATTCAAGCTGAGGTCTTTACAATGCATTAATAATTGAAAACTGTATTATGGAAGAACAAAAAAAACTCATTTTAGAAATGACATGAAATCGGATTCCATAATATAACCAATGATTTTAAGTGCACCAACTAGAGGAGAAACTGCACTTAAAATAGTCTGAAAGGTTTAATTCCAACAAATAACCAAAAGctggattttttttccttcagtaAGTTCTACTTATCTACTAACCTGCAGGGATTTTGACCCACAAAAGCTGACAATATTATGATTGGGAATTTTAGCACTCATTGCAGAGAAATGATGTAAAATTGTGGGGCAGGGGGTGGAGGCTCCTAAAAATCACAATGCAGTGAGTACTGATGGCCACCTTGTCCTCCACAGATACCCCATCACATCAAACACTGCAGGGAATGGTTGACATAATTCAATGGAgaactttattttttttccattcaattttttttctgcgCAATATAAGGAATGCCATTGTTGATCCAATAGGCAGGAGCCTGGTAATTCTGGCAATGTATTAACTCTGACTTTTGTTGCCCTGGGCCATGCACCATCCacaggtgtgtgcgtgtgttggtctctcccatttctctcctttcccctccctgTGTCGAGATGACTACCCACCACTTGGCACCTCCCCTACAATAAGCAGGCTGAGGTCAGGAGTTCTGCAAAGAATCATGGTGAGAAATTAAATCCTGCTCAGTTAGCCAGTGGCAGCAGTTGGGGGCCTAAAGTCCCCAGGCTGGtggtggttgggggggaggggtgaggtagaggaggggagggaggaaatggGAAAGAAAAATCATCCCAGATTCCCGCATTACTCATCATTATCCAGCGACCCCTGCTGCGAGTATGCACCTGTAACTGTGTCCCTCAACCACAATTGTTCCCACAATCAAACAGTTTGGTGCGTTCAATTCACAGGCTCATGTAAAGCATGGCCACTGGGATGAGATACCTACGACAAACCTATGAAATTGCCCTCTTTCAGGCTGACTTAAGAGGAAAAACTAGAGAAGCTTGGCCTTTTCATCCTTGAAAGGAAGCACCCGAGAGGTCATCTTATAAAAAGTATATAAGATGGTAAAACATCACAGGAAAGGTAAATCTGCAAAATTACTTTGTTAAATTCTGAgaataggacaaggggacacaggttcaaataaATGGTAAAGTTAAGACTGATaccaggaaattcttcacacgaAGAGTGATCAACAGAGAGAATGGATTATTGGATAGAGTAGTGGAAATGAAAACCTTGGAATCATATAAGATCCAACTGGATGCTGCACTAGTGGGGTCTTATTGCCTTTGTGGATGGAGGAACGGCCTTCCTCATCTAGTGATCttgtgagaggaggggggaagggaagaaaatagGGGAGAAAACTAGAGGTGTAAAAAAAACTGGTTGTAATATAAACGGTACCTGTACGTTTTCTCGGAGATCCGTTGCTTCACGTAAAGGCTGGGTGGCTGCCCTAAAAACCTCATCTATAACTTTGATCCCTATGGTTTTTGTTGAAGTGTACTCTCTAGCCTTTTTTCCTTTGCGAACAGAAAGCCCCCTTTTCTGGGATTTCCCTCCACCTCGGCGATTGGTGATGGCCACATGTACAAATAACGTTGTATGTGGCAGAAATTCTCCCGTCAAAGACTGAAGGGGCACATGCCTGTATCCTGCCTGCAGGCATTCAAAGGGAATAGTGTACTGTGCAATGAATTCATCTCCGATGTAGTCATCATCTAAAACTACAAAACGTAACAATGCAAGCTCAGGTAAATTAATCTGAAACTCACAGCTTTCATCAAAGATGGGATTGTCCCCATTTTGAGTCACTGTCTTAGTCCTTTGTTCTGTACAGTCAGCTGGTATCCCATGAATCTCTACATACACATAAGGTTCTACAACATCACCCTTAGCTGCAGAACCTTTGGGTTTTGGCAAATTTTGACCACTGATGATTTTAATGTGAAGCAGCTGGGCTGAGACCCCAGGTAATGAATCCTTTGCGTTAGCACTGAAGTAGGACACCTCTTCCCTCATGATGGCAGGACGAAGGACATACCCACAGTTTCCATTCTGACGAAACCAGCCAATATTGAGATCCATCATTAGCCCAGGAGTCTGATAATTCATGGCTACTATTTGGCAGCCACATTTCCAAAAGTCCTGAGGATTCATATTACTGGCATCTATTCTCATGGGGCTTGGGTACACCCTGGACAAGAACTTCTTATTATAAATTACAAAGTCCTCTGGATATTCATTGGCAAATCTGCTTGCCATGACCTCATTAAATGAACAGATCTCCCAGTATTTCTGATTTCTTTTGGATACTTCAAATTCCTTAAACTGCACCGATTTGCAGAAGCTCACCAGATCAGAGAGTTCTTTGGAAAGCCTTAGTTTTCTCTCAGTGACCACGTTTAATTGATCAGCATCATCTTCACCCATCCTTTGACACATTTCAATTCCTTCGTCTTCATCACTAACATCTCCCTCAGGATCAAAATAATTCCCAGGTAACTTTTTACCTTTAAGAAGAATCTTCCCTTTGAGTTGTTCTGGTGATGGGAGATAATTCTCCTCTGGGTCTGGAAGATTCATATGCAGTTTATCTCCCAGAATCTTCTTTATGTGCTGAGCCATTGCTTTCTGCTGTTTAACTGAACAATGAGTCACCAAGCAGAGAATCAGTGGATGTTCTGAAGCTACAAAAGCATATTTATttatcacatcaataacactccgAAAGGCTATTTGTGCTGTCATCAAATGGCCAACATGAATCAAAGGTTCATTATCTGGGCCATCCCAAACCACTAGTTCAATACTGCGACAACCCATCTTCAGAGCTCGGATATACCCATTAATATCCGAGGAACCCCAAAAGTGGTCCTCCAACAGACAAGCATTATGGGATGCATTAATGTAGTAATGGGACAACGGCTGAGTCATATCCTGACACACATTTTCATGTTGTGGATCAAAAAGATGGCACTCAAGTGATAGGAGATAATTGGTGAAGCCATCTATAGAGAGAAAACCCTTCCCCTGACCTTCCTGCGATGGTTCATATTTACGAATGATTTCCAAACACGTATCTTCTGTGACACCCTCCATCCCCTGCTCTGCATCAAGAAATAGCATAAGGTCCTTGGAGTCAAGGTATTCTTTATTGCTGGAGAACTGTACAAGCAGAAAATATATTTCTGGTCGTGTGCAGAGCTCACAATAAGCCTCGGTGAAGATCTCCAATGTAACCTCTGACCCCAGTTTGTTCTTTGCTTTCTGTAATTCTTTGAATTTCAGTTCAGCTTTTGCGGTCTTCATTCCAGGACTGAGGCCTTTAATTAGTTGGACAGCCCTCGCCAACGGAATGTGGCTTTCTTTTCCGACATCTGCAGCATAAAACACAGATTCCAGCCATGAGGACCGTAAGCTGTTTTGGTTTGACTCTATCATGTGAAGTGTATGTTTGTCAAATGAAACCAGGTACCTCAGTCCCATAACCCAAGTGTTCACGATATCAGCAGAACTAGCCACCAAGTCCAATGATTCATAGTTTTCCCCATATATTATTGAAAAAGCACATTCATCTGAAAATTGGTCTGAAATCCCATTATTGCGAAGCACAGGGGTCTTCTTTCCCAATCTCACTTCTTTGATGgattttatttcaatttttgCTTTCTCAGAGTCTTTTTTAGATGGTTCCCATCTCAGCGACCTCATGTCAGAATCAAGGATAAAGTAACGATTGTATACTCTGGAGTTTGAGCGAACCTTTTTCATCTCACATCCCTCTAGCATGAAGGAAATGCAGGCTGCAGTGCTGCTAATTTTCCGATCATTGGGCATACTGCTGAAAGAGACAGTTTTCTTCCTGTCCCGCCTTTGACATGACCCATCCTGAAACAAACAAAAGTTTTAAGTAAAACGATCAGCAAAGCAATTGGTTAACAATAGCCCCTAATAAGAGGTCAGTGTAGAACTTGGTTTCCATTTACAGTAAGAAGGTTGGGCTGAAAAGAAGTCAAATGATTTATAACCTCATTTGCCACCTATTTCCCCTCACCTCCAACATTGGTTATCCTCAACTCCCCTTTCCGTCTTGAAGCCAGCATATCGGGGCAGAAGCCTTTATATATTGTAGCTGAACTCTTAAGATACATTTTGGCATTGTAATAAATTTATGACTGGCTCATTCTGAAAAGTACTGGCTTTCTAGCTACCCTTTGTCAAAAGCTATTTGTCATCGACATGACATTCACATCTAACCCATAGCAGATTTCCTGCAGAAAATTGAAAGTAATTTGTAataattattatataaaaaaCAGATTCAAATAGGTGTCAGTGAAGCCCCAGTCTGGTCTGCCCCATTCCATTACTCACTCAAACGACATCTACAAAATGGCATGTGTGACAGTCGGCCAAGAAAACACAAATTCATGTTTTTCAGTGAAATGCCATGACCCTAAATATCATTTGCAGTTTTCAAATAAATAGCAACTGTCCAACCACTGAATGGTCTTAAAATTATTTTCACAAGGCTATGAGAATTGACACTTTCAAAATGTCCCATGGATAAGAGGATGATAAGAAATTCAGACAATATCCCGTTCTATATCTACAAAGATGCGTTGACAAACCTACCCATTTTCACCCAAATTAACCCTTCTGTAGATCTCCGACTGTTTGTGTAAGCCAATGATCTCAGAGAAACTTGTTGTTGGGCTGATGGCGAGAAAATAAATTCTTGTAAATTATGAATAACTTTTGATCTGCACAGCCTGGTTTGCGTGAATTGCGCACATGGGTCAATAGGAACAGACGAGTAGTCAGTGGCTCACTGCTGTCTGCCACCAATGCGACCACCAACTTTGAGACAAGCTCTTTAATATCTTCAGCTAAAATTGGAGAGCAGCAGTAACTATACTGTTACGGTCATTTAATAGTTGTTTTAATGTTGTTTCATGagtctgcttttttaaaattcattcatgggatgcgggcgctgctggcaaagccagcatttattgcccatccctaattgccctcgagaaggtggtggtgagccgccttcttggactgctgcagtccgtgtggtaacggATGCTATCATTGTAAAGGCTGTAGGGAGCTGATTTCTTACTCACAAATTAGCAAAAACATTtgcatttagaaagaaagaacaaatctgcatttatttagcacctttcgcagcctcaggacatcccaaggcggttcatggccaatggagtacttttttaaaatctgtattgtaaggaaacgtggcagcaacTTTGCACATAACAAAGTCGCACAACCAAaaacgatcagataatctgttttactgtggGTTACTCTAGAGTATTTGATATATCGTGTGCCCACCTCAAAATAACAGTGAAGGCAACAGAGAGGGCTTCAAATTATTAAAAAGTAAcaactgtcaaaaaaaaatcatttctcAATATTAATCAACTAACAAAGTAATTGAAACTTCTGGCCTGGCAGCACAGATAAGGagttacatatgaacatacgaattaagagcaggagtaggccattcagcccctcgagcctgctctgccatttgataagatcatggctgatctgattgtgacctcaaccctacttttccgtctaccta contains the following coding sequences:
- the plcl5 gene encoding inactive phospholipase C-like protein 2, which produces MMMADGQRDGAEPGLPGLQAQNDPIPDSNVFLSETEPISNGKCPEQSDPSVSLVSRENADKKQLPTPRSSIIKDGSCQRRDRKKTVSFSSMPNDRKISSTAACISFMLEGCEMKKVRSNSRVYNRYFILDSDMRSLRWEPSKKDSEKAKIEIKSIKEVRLGKKTPVLRNNGISDQFSDECAFSIIYGENYESLDLVASSADIVNTWVMGLRYLVSFDKHTLHMIESNQNSLRSSWLESVFYAADVGKESHIPLARAVQLIKGLSPGMKTAKAELKFKELQKAKNKLGSEVTLEIFTEAYCELCTRPEIYFLLVQFSSNKEYLDSKDLMLFLDAEQGMEGVTEDTCLEIIRKYEPSQEGQGKGFLSIDGFTNYLLSLECHLFDPQHENVCQDMTQPLSHYYINASHNACLLEDHFWGSSDINGYIRALKMGCRSIELVVWDGPDNEPLIHVGHLMTAQIAFRSVIDVINKYAFVASEHPLILCLVTHCSVKQQKAMAQHIKKILGDKLHMNLPDPEENYLPSPEQLKGKILLKGKKLPGNYFDPEGDVSDEDEGIEMCQRMGEDDADQLNVVTERKLRLSKELSDLVSFCKSVQFKEFEVSKRNQKYWEICSFNEVMASRFANEYPEDFVIYNKKFLSRVYPSPMRIDASNMNPQDFWKCGCQIVAMNYQTPGLMMDLNIGWFRQNGNCGYVLRPAIMREEVSYFSANAKDSLPGVSAQLLHIKIISGQNLPKPKGSAAKGDVVEPYVYVEIHGIPADCTEQRTKTVTQNGDNPIFDESCEFQINLPELALLRFVVLDDDYIGDEFIAQYTIPFECLQAGYRHVPLQSLTGEFLPHTTLFVHVAITNRRGGGKSQKRGLSVRKGKKAREYTSTKTIGIKVIDEVFRAATQPLREATDLRENVQNAMVSFKELCGLTPAANMKQCILTLSSWLLNSDNTALVTMNLSEQYPSMEAQGPVPDLLRKVLAAYDTMIQTSKMLIESADAVYVKIMQAQKAGLDFHEDLHRIGSKEGLKGRKLQKAFESFAWNITVLKGQADLLKHAKNEALDNLRQIHYAAQSCGISKNGSTSPDLFRTRGNLETIPESENTSDNGSC